The genomic segment GGCCCTTTACCTTCAAATGTTCCCCAGTGCAAAACTGTGCATCACTGACAAGCCCAAACCAAAGCATTTTTATGAAtacatgtttgtaaaaaaaaaaggagaaaaaaaatgctgtcttCACCACGAatcgtttttttattttgtactgcAAACGACGAGCTATTGATTAAATTTGAAGAGACTGTCCAGATTCAattgacaaaaaacagtttgccACTTAAATTTAACAGTCATGCTCACAGTTAACTGAATAAATGTAGAcgtttcaatttttaaaaaagtagagcTTTATCTATATGGTTTTACACAATAAGcaatcacacatacacaacaacTTGCACACATGCACCCATACATTTATGCTCACACCATACATCATACATACAACAACATCCATTAAAACCACAATATACAACactaaaaaacatacaacagaAGAACCCTGATGGCTCAATTTATTCTAtttatgtttggttttgtgcCTGTAATTTTATAAGAGCACAGAAGAGAAAGTAAGAATATTCAGATTAAAATTTCATTGCTCTCATGTCACATTATAACCCTGAAAAACTTGCGTCAACATGTCTCTTTAAGATCACATCACATGGAAATGGCTGCAGGCAAACTTCTCAACAAAGAAAGACCTGATTACAGCACTCCATGAATTAAACTGTGTTGTTTCTGACCTTTACATTAACACTGATATGAGTAATGTATGCAACACTGTAAAGGAAGAATGCATTATATATTTCACCCGTAAAAAGAACCTGCTTGTACAATTATGTCCACCCACCCATTTTTGTTATGGTGTATCAGTGTATGTGTATCGGTAAAAGTGTAAAGATTTTTGCCACAGAATCAAAGATATTTGAGTGTAAAATAACTTCATCATTCAAACTCTGTTTTAGGTGTACTTTGACATGAAAATTGGAGAGGAAGACGTTGGAAGAATTGTCATCGGGGTGTTTGGGAAAACTGTACCCAAAACTGTCGACAACTTTGTCGCTTTGGCGACAGGAGAGGTGAGAACATCACGGTTCATGATGTATGCTCAAAGTGCAACAGTCTGCAGAgagttggtgtgtttttggcctcgT from the Plectropomus leopardus isolate mb unplaced genomic scaffold, YSFRI_Pleo_2.0 unplaced_scaffold19087, whole genome shotgun sequence genome contains:
- the LOC121965215 gene encoding peptidyl-prolyl cis-trans isomerase B-like, which codes for MVRLCERRMKFLVAVTVIVGSLIFLAFPNGSSADEKKKGPKVTAKVYFDMKIGEEDVGRIVIGVFGKTVPKTVDNFVALATGEVRTSRFMMYAQSATVCRELVCFWPRTHHFHNCRYKLN